Proteins encoded within one genomic window of Paramisgurnus dabryanus chromosome 11, PD_genome_1.1, whole genome shotgun sequence:
- the fgd1 gene encoding FYVE, RhoGEF and PH domain-containing protein 1 isoform X4, which translates to MTGFVFCCAMYMDKTSVLRGPCLGAHETPQRLCSDPGPLESQQCNGTSENGPQDVPPLPPKTRPPLPGPKPQVPPKPPHLQQQTARRPRPPDKPLPPPPCRPLPADPRQSRATLPRAEGSSSPACVLSLIEKFEREQIIVVPDITGGGVMCTPRVPESQDAARALSPPPSEFILPCTSLETPPLPEEESEKIEKEEEEVDGTEEDDSELGPSCSEKRLSMESGYGASDKLLDAVEMRDLTANQSEIPSERLSLPTSQMDGKLANRDSGIDSISSPSHSEELCFVGDEDRVGHEREMYPCSPVPGLSCGYAEGPGGEGAGGAEGSRDSEGDSDLEEGSGDESEMNPMALQPLPKTERQDSTELSVQQRVFNIANELLHTEKAYVSRLHLLDQVFCAQLMEEARARGSIPCEVVMGIFSNICSIYCFHQQFLLPALEKRMEEWDLNPRIGDILQKLAPFLKMYGEYVKNFDRAMELVNSWMQRSAQFKAIVHNIQKEEMCGNLTLQHHMLEPVQRIPRYELLLKDYLHRLPEDADDFKDAQKSLELIATAAEHSNAAIRKMERMRKLLKVYELLGGEEDIVNPTNELIKEGHILKLSAKNGTSQDRYLILFNDRLLYCVPKLRLIGQKFGVRARIDVDGMELKETSSLNVPRTFLVSGKQRSLELQARTEEEKRDWIQAIQATIQRHEQTLETFRMLNCSFREEDFTPPHSPNCTELGKRAPTPIREKEVTLCMKCQEPFNSITKRRHHCKACGHVVCGKCSEFRARLLYDNNRANRVCIDCYTTLVGVPPSPATLSSSAHRRRSILEKQASVAAENSVLCSFLHHMEKGSGRGWQKAWFVIPDNEPLVLYIYGAPQDVKAQRSIPLIGFEVSPPESGDRLERRYAFKISQSHLTVYFSADSEELQRRWMEVLSRAGRGEELQSNGPISEALEEELEEAAFAGEST; encoded by the exons TGCCCCCGAAACCACCTCATCTACAGCAGCAGACCGCTCGACGACCACGCCCCCCAGACAAGCCCCTCCCTCCACCACCCTGCCGCCCACTCCCCGCTGATCCCCGCCAATCACGCGCCACCTTACCGAGGGCAGAGGGAAGCTCCTCCCCCGCTTGTGTTCTCTCGCTTATCGAGAAGTTTGAGAG GGAGCAGATCATTGTGGTACCAGACATCACAGGGGGCGGAGTGATGTGTACCCCTCGAGTCCCTGAATCGCAGGATGCTGCTCGAGCACTTAGCCCTCCGCCCTCAGAGTTCATCCTGCCCTGCACGTCTCTGGAGACTCCGCCCTTACCTGAGGAAGAGTCGGAGAAAATCGaaaaggaggaggaagaggtgGACGGCACCGAAGAGGACGACAGCGAACTCGGACCGTCGTGTTCAGAAAAGCGTCTCTCTATGGAATCAGGCTACGGTGCTTCTGATAAACTGCTGGACGCTGTGGAAATGAGGGACCTGACTGCCAACCAATCAGAAATCCCCTCGGAACGCTTGTCCCTCCCGACGTCCCAGATGGATGGGAAGCTGGCCAATAGGGATAGCGGTATTGACAGCATCAGTTCACCCTCGCACAGCGAAGAATTATGTTTCGTTGGGGATGAAGATCGGGTCGGGCACGAAAGAGAGATGTACCCGTGCAGTCCGGTGCCCGGTCTCTCCTGTGGGTATGCGGAGGGGCCTGGAGGTGAGGGAGCCGGTGGCGCGGAGGGTAGCAGGGACTCGGAAGGAGACAGTGATTTGGAAGAAGGAAGCGGAGATGAAAGTGAGATGAACCCTATGGCCTTGCAACCTCTTCCTAAAACTGAAAGACAAGACTCAACAGAG TTGTCAGTCCAGCAGCGGGTTTTTAATATAGCCAATGAGCTCCTTCACACCGAGAAGGCTTACGTGTCCAGACTGCATCTTCTGGACCAGGTGTTCTGCGCTCAGCTCATGGAAGAAGCCCGAGCACGTGGCTCCATCCCTTGTGAGGTGGTCATGGGCATCTTCTCCAACATCTGCTCCATCTACTGCTTCCACCAGCAGTTCCTGCTGCCTGCATTGGAGAAACGCATGGAGGAATG GGATCTGAACCCTCGCATCGGGGACATCCTACAGAAGCTGGCCCCTTTCCTGAAGATGTATGGAGAGTATGTGAAGAATTTCGACAGGGCAATGGAGCTGGTCAACAGCTGGATGCAGCGTAGCGCTCAGTTTAAAGCCATCGTTCATAACATACAG AAAGAGGAGATGTGTGGGAATCTCACCCTACAGCACCACATGTTGGAGCCGGTGCAGAGAATCCCTCGGTACGAGCTTCTGCTCAAAGACTATCTGCATCGTCTACCAGAGGACGCGGACGACTTCAAAGACGCTCAGA AATCTCTGGAGCTGATCGCCACAGCGGCGGAGCATTCGAACGCTGCCATCAGGAAGATG GAACGCATGAGAAAGCTATTGAAGGTCTACGAGTTGCTCGGTGGAGAAGAGGACATTGTTAACCCAACTAATGAGCTCATTAAAGAGGGACACATCCTAAAGTTATCAGCCAAGAATGGGACATCACAGGACAGATACCTTATTTTG TTTAATGACAGGTTACTGTACTGCGTCCCCAAACTGAGGCTGATAGGACAGAAGTTTGGCGTCCGAGCGCGGATCGATGTAGACGGAATGGAG CTGAAAGAGACCAGCAGCCTGAACGTACCCCGGACGTTTCTAGTGTCCGGAAAACAGCGTTCCCTGGAGCTGCAGGCGAG AACGGAGGAAGAAAAGAGAGATTGGATTCAG GCAATCCAAGCCACTATACAGAGACACGAGCAGACGCTGGAGACTTTCCGCATGCTCAACTGCTCATTTCGTGAGGAGGATTTCACGCCGCCCCACTCTCCG AACTGCACGGAGCTTGGAAAGCGAGCGCCCACTCCCATCCGGGAGAAAGAGGTGACGCTGTGCATGAAGTGTCAGGAGCCGTTCAACTCCATCACCAAAAGACGACATCACTGCAAAGCCTGCGGACAC GTGGTGTGTGGAAAGTGTTCGGAGTTTCGTGCCCGTCTGTTGTACGACAACAACCGAGCCAATCGAGTGTGTATAGACTGCTACACCACGCTCGTGGGTGTCCCTCCGTCTCCGGCCACTTTAAGCAGCAGCGCGCACAGACGTCGCTCCATTTTGGAG AAACAGGCATCTGTAGCAGCCGAAAACAGCGTGCTGTGTAGTTTCCTGCATCACATGGAGAAAGGGAGCGGTCGCGGATGGCAAAAGGCTTGGTTCGTCATTCCTGATAATGAACCACTGGTGCTGTATATCTATGGTGCTCCGCAG GACGTTAAAGCCCAGCGCAGTATTCCCCTCATCGGTTTCGAGGTGTCTCCACCCGAGTCAGGTGACCGCCTTGAACGTCGCTATGCCTTCAAAATCAGTCAGAGTCATTTGACGGTTTACTTCAGCGCAGACAGCGAGGAGCTACAGCGACGCTGGATGGAGGTCTTGTCGAGGGCCGGTAGGGGCGAGGAGCTGCAGTCAAACGGTCCGATTTCCGAGGCCCTCGAGGAAGAGCTGGAGGAGGCGGCGTTCGCGGGAGAAAGCACATGA
- the fgd1 gene encoding FYVE, RhoGEF and PH domain-containing protein 1 isoform X3: MTGFVFCCAMYMDKTSVLRGPSVSSPQLLTKSLSLEPGPCLGAHETPQRLCSDPGPLESQQCNGTSENGPQDVPPLPPKTRPPLPGPKPQVPPKPPHLQQQTARRPRPPDKPLPPPPCRPLPADPRQSRATLPRAEGSSSPACVLSLIEKFEREQIIVVPDITGGGVMCTPRVPESQDAARALSPPPSEFILPCTSLETPPLPEEESEKIEKEEEEVDGTEEDDSELGPSCSEKRLSMESGYGASDKLLDAVEMRDLTANQSEIPSERLSLPTSQMDGKLANRDSGIDSISSPSHSEELCFVGDEDRVGHEREMYPCSPVPGLSCGYAEGPGGEGAGGAEGSRDSEGDSDLEEGSGDESEMNPMALQPLPKTERQDSTELSVQQRVFNIANELLHTEKAYVSRLHLLDQVFCAQLMEEARARGSIPCEVVMGIFSNICSIYCFHQQFLLPALEKRMEEWDLNPRIGDILQKLAPFLKMYGEYVKNFDRAMELVNSWMQRSAQFKAIVHNIQKEEMCGNLTLQHHMLEPVQRIPRYELLLKDYLHRLPEDADDFKDAQKSLELIATAAEHSNAAIRKMERMRKLLKVYELLGGEEDIVNPTNELIKEGHILKLSAKNGTSQDRYLILFNDRLLYCVPKLRLIGQKFGVRARIDVDGMELKETSSLNVPRTFLVSGKQRSLELQARTEEEKRDWIQAIQATIQRHEQTLETFRMLNCSFREEDFTPPHSPNCTELGKRAPTPIREKEVTLCMKCQEPFNSITKRRHHCKACGHVVCGKCSEFRARLLYDNNRANRVCIDCYTTLVGVPPSPATLSSSAHRRRSILEKQASVAAENSVLCSFLHHMEKGSGRGWQKAWFVIPDNEPLVLYIYGAPQDVKAQRSIPLIGFEVSPPESGDRLERRYAFKISQSHLTVYFSADSEELQRRWMEVLSRAGRGEELQSNGPISEALEEELEEAAFAGEST, encoded by the exons TGCCCCCGAAACCACCTCATCTACAGCAGCAGACCGCTCGACGACCACGCCCCCCAGACAAGCCCCTCCCTCCACCACCCTGCCGCCCACTCCCCGCTGATCCCCGCCAATCACGCGCCACCTTACCGAGGGCAGAGGGAAGCTCCTCCCCCGCTTGTGTTCTCTCGCTTATCGAGAAGTTTGAGAG GGAGCAGATCATTGTGGTACCAGACATCACAGGGGGCGGAGTGATGTGTACCCCTCGAGTCCCTGAATCGCAGGATGCTGCTCGAGCACTTAGCCCTCCGCCCTCAGAGTTCATCCTGCCCTGCACGTCTCTGGAGACTCCGCCCTTACCTGAGGAAGAGTCGGAGAAAATCGaaaaggaggaggaagaggtgGACGGCACCGAAGAGGACGACAGCGAACTCGGACCGTCGTGTTCAGAAAAGCGTCTCTCTATGGAATCAGGCTACGGTGCTTCTGATAAACTGCTGGACGCTGTGGAAATGAGGGACCTGACTGCCAACCAATCAGAAATCCCCTCGGAACGCTTGTCCCTCCCGACGTCCCAGATGGATGGGAAGCTGGCCAATAGGGATAGCGGTATTGACAGCATCAGTTCACCCTCGCACAGCGAAGAATTATGTTTCGTTGGGGATGAAGATCGGGTCGGGCACGAAAGAGAGATGTACCCGTGCAGTCCGGTGCCCGGTCTCTCCTGTGGGTATGCGGAGGGGCCTGGAGGTGAGGGAGCCGGTGGCGCGGAGGGTAGCAGGGACTCGGAAGGAGACAGTGATTTGGAAGAAGGAAGCGGAGATGAAAGTGAGATGAACCCTATGGCCTTGCAACCTCTTCCTAAAACTGAAAGACAAGACTCAACAGAG TTGTCAGTCCAGCAGCGGGTTTTTAATATAGCCAATGAGCTCCTTCACACCGAGAAGGCTTACGTGTCCAGACTGCATCTTCTGGACCAGGTGTTCTGCGCTCAGCTCATGGAAGAAGCCCGAGCACGTGGCTCCATCCCTTGTGAGGTGGTCATGGGCATCTTCTCCAACATCTGCTCCATCTACTGCTTCCACCAGCAGTTCCTGCTGCCTGCATTGGAGAAACGCATGGAGGAATG GGATCTGAACCCTCGCATCGGGGACATCCTACAGAAGCTGGCCCCTTTCCTGAAGATGTATGGAGAGTATGTGAAGAATTTCGACAGGGCAATGGAGCTGGTCAACAGCTGGATGCAGCGTAGCGCTCAGTTTAAAGCCATCGTTCATAACATACAG AAAGAGGAGATGTGTGGGAATCTCACCCTACAGCACCACATGTTGGAGCCGGTGCAGAGAATCCCTCGGTACGAGCTTCTGCTCAAAGACTATCTGCATCGTCTACCAGAGGACGCGGACGACTTCAAAGACGCTCAGA AATCTCTGGAGCTGATCGCCACAGCGGCGGAGCATTCGAACGCTGCCATCAGGAAGATG GAACGCATGAGAAAGCTATTGAAGGTCTACGAGTTGCTCGGTGGAGAAGAGGACATTGTTAACCCAACTAATGAGCTCATTAAAGAGGGACACATCCTAAAGTTATCAGCCAAGAATGGGACATCACAGGACAGATACCTTATTTTG TTTAATGACAGGTTACTGTACTGCGTCCCCAAACTGAGGCTGATAGGACAGAAGTTTGGCGTCCGAGCGCGGATCGATGTAGACGGAATGGAG CTGAAAGAGACCAGCAGCCTGAACGTACCCCGGACGTTTCTAGTGTCCGGAAAACAGCGTTCCCTGGAGCTGCAGGCGAG AACGGAGGAAGAAAAGAGAGATTGGATTCAG GCAATCCAAGCCACTATACAGAGACACGAGCAGACGCTGGAGACTTTCCGCATGCTCAACTGCTCATTTCGTGAGGAGGATTTCACGCCGCCCCACTCTCCG AACTGCACGGAGCTTGGAAAGCGAGCGCCCACTCCCATCCGGGAGAAAGAGGTGACGCTGTGCATGAAGTGTCAGGAGCCGTTCAACTCCATCACCAAAAGACGACATCACTGCAAAGCCTGCGGACAC GTGGTGTGTGGAAAGTGTTCGGAGTTTCGTGCCCGTCTGTTGTACGACAACAACCGAGCCAATCGAGTGTGTATAGACTGCTACACCACGCTCGTGGGTGTCCCTCCGTCTCCGGCCACTTTAAGCAGCAGCGCGCACAGACGTCGCTCCATTTTGGAG AAACAGGCATCTGTAGCAGCCGAAAACAGCGTGCTGTGTAGTTTCCTGCATCACATGGAGAAAGGGAGCGGTCGCGGATGGCAAAAGGCTTGGTTCGTCATTCCTGATAATGAACCACTGGTGCTGTATATCTATGGTGCTCCGCAG GACGTTAAAGCCCAGCGCAGTATTCCCCTCATCGGTTTCGAGGTGTCTCCACCCGAGTCAGGTGACCGCCTTGAACGTCGCTATGCCTTCAAAATCAGTCAGAGTCATTTGACGGTTTACTTCAGCGCAGACAGCGAGGAGCTACAGCGACGCTGGATGGAGGTCTTGTCGAGGGCCGGTAGGGGCGAGGAGCTGCAGTCAAACGGTCCGATTTCCGAGGCCCTCGAGGAAGAGCTGGAGGAGGCGGCGTTCGCGGGAGAAAGCACATGA